One Aciduliprofundum boonei T469 genomic region harbors:
- a CDS encoding magnesium transporter, which translates to MNRHLDIKLIKESLPALLLALVADSIAGYIMNQSINVFIAVPGLLMMIPALLDMRGDVYGAFISRLGSALHLGEVKSLKDKRVKIEIGATKSLAYSSALIVGSVVGTYISISTGNFFYLLLLPGIILITHLFTATIMTPLTAYIGVKTFQKGWNPDNVGVPLISSIGDMVSVFFIVTVALLLLYTSKIPFALPIIIFIALLYVVNIHRKSLKNSIGKKIYTQSMPILLIIAFLELITGSMWEGNKIAIILLVIPVVNETLGNIGSIFSSRLTSFIYLGFVEPKILPRGRYFYREVLSLTLLSLLLYLIISLFVIFISRDIRAVAMVWIGAFLSIFILILIAYYLTIGSLKAKLDPDNVVVPVITTLADIVGTASLLFAYYLIF; encoded by the coding sequence ATGAACCGCCACCTAGATATAAAGCTCATAAAGGAGTCTCTTCCCGCACTTCTTCTCGCGTTAGTTGCAGATAGCATTGCTGGATATATTATGAATCAATCCATTAATGTATTTATTGCGGTTCCTGGTCTTCTCATGATGATTCCTGCCCTGCTGGATATGCGTGGGGATGTTTATGGAGCCTTTATTTCAAGATTAGGCTCAGCTCTGCATTTGGGAGAAGTTAAAAGCTTGAAAGATAAAAGGGTAAAAATTGAAATTGGTGCAACAAAATCCCTTGCATATTCATCAGCTTTAATTGTTGGAAGCGTGGTCGGAACATACATCTCAATATCCACAGGCAACTTTTTTTATCTTCTCCTCCTACCAGGAATCATACTTATTACCCATTTATTCACTGCCACCATTATGACTCCATTAACTGCTTACATTGGAGTAAAAACATTCCAAAAAGGATGGAATCCGGATAATGTAGGCGTACCTCTTATCTCAAGTATTGGAGATATGGTAAGCGTTTTCTTTATTGTGACTGTAGCATTGCTTCTACTTTACACTTCAAAAATACCTTTCGCCTTGCCGATTATAATTTTTATAGCGTTGCTCTACGTTGTAAATATACACCGTAAATCTTTAAAGAATAGCATTGGAAAGAAAATCTATACACAGAGCATGCCAATTCTTCTTATCATTGCATTTTTAGAGCTTATTACAGGAAGTATGTGGGAAGGAAATAAAATTGCTATAATCCTTCTGGTAATACCTGTGGTTAATGAGACTCTTGGAAACATTGGAAGTATTTTCTCATCAAGGTTAACTTCCTTCATTTATTTGGGGTTTGTAGAGCCAAAAATTTTACCTAGGGGGAGATATTTTTATAGAGAGGTTCTCTCTCTAACTCTCCTATCCTTACTTCTATATTTGATAATATCATTATTTGTAATATTCATCTCTCGGGATATTAGAGCTGTAGCCATGGTATGGATTGGTGCATTCCTTTCAATATTCATTCTCATTCTCATAGCCTACTATCTCACCATAGGAAGCTTAAAAGCAAAATTGGATCCAGATAATGTAGTTGTACCAGTTATAACCACTTTGGCAGACATAGTGGGAACAGCTTCCTTACTATTTGCCTACTACCTCATTTTCTAA
- a CDS encoding RPA family protein has translation MREPAWRVFAAEYNSSKYYIKATEPKTPSYVITPLGAKISRLFIVGVLTEVRLITDEIVKARIADQTGAFYLLAGKFNPDARQLLETVKVPQFVAVVGKVNVYNPREDLMYVSVVPERVKVVNEILRDYWVFDTARRLKIRIDAMNEALKMDEPTVDKLVSLGFSKKLSEGVILALQKYQRINVERYMDMLKDALKHLLPEYRAMGYELPTVEEEEVTEESAEQEDLVLQLIDELDRDGKGVSYEELLEKSGLDEEKLDEILLSLQEKGEIYEPYLGKFKKI, from the coding sequence ATGAGAGAGCCAGCTTGGAGGGTTTTTGCGGCGGAGTATAATTCCTCAAAGTACTACATAAAAGCAACGGAGCCGAAGACTCCAAGTTATGTTATAACTCCCTTAGGAGCAAAGATAAGTCGTTTGTTCATAGTGGGGGTTTTAACAGAAGTAAGGTTGATAACCGATGAAATCGTTAAAGCAAGAATTGCAGACCAAACGGGTGCTTTTTATCTCCTGGCAGGGAAGTTCAATCCAGATGCACGACAATTGCTTGAGACGGTCAAAGTTCCACAATTTGTTGCAGTTGTAGGTAAGGTGAATGTTTACAATCCAAGGGAGGACTTGATGTATGTATCCGTTGTACCTGAGAGAGTAAAGGTTGTAAATGAGATTTTGAGAGATTACTGGGTATTTGATACTGCAAGGAGATTGAAGATAAGAATTGATGCTATGAACGAGGCACTTAAGATGGATGAGCCAACGGTAGATAAGCTAGTTTCCTTAGGATTCTCTAAGAAACTCTCTGAGGGAGTAATACTAGCCTTGCAAAAGTACCAACGTATAAATGTGGAAAGGTATATGGATATGCTTAAAGATGCTTTGAAGCACTTACTTCCGGAGTATAGGGCAATGGGTTATGAGCTTCCCACAGTGGAAGAGGAAGAAGTTACAGAAGAGAGCGCTGAGCAGGAGGATTTAGTACTCCAACTTATAGATGAATTGGACAGGGATGGAAAGGGAGTATCCTATGAGGAACTATTGGAGAAATCCGGACTGGATGAGGAGAAATTAGATGAGATTCTTCTCTCCCTTCAAGAGAAGGGAGAAATATACGAGCCCTATCTTGGCAAATTTAAAAAAATATAA
- a CDS encoding Single-stranded DNA binding protein — MDDFDRHVDDIYNILGGKVDRETIAKELRNWIVNFKVPIIEAKRSIVSKLGGDPSKLTNNEKKVVDLGPNDARVDIKLKVITINSKEYELDGINRKMYYGIVGDETGTIPFTAWKLDVELRKGDCVEVKNAYTREWQGKVQLVFGNNTKLSLLPPNSVNVKTTINPAKIVELHPKMGFVEVVGKILEANPKEVMVDGVPRKVYEGIIGDDTGEIPFSAWDIEVHKGDVLRISGAYVRTFRGMPQLVFDPRASIEKREENIDVREIPVTLESLEGKGGFNVLVEGVIIDVKKGSGLIYRCPECGRVLTSTICPVHGKVTPKPDLRIKAVLDDGTGGMICIFNREQTEKILGIDVNKAISIVQENFGNMMVIREMIEEKLIAVPMRLRGNVISKEKYGLTMLVRDFDFINLEDIAKNAENLLEELGW; from the coding sequence ATGGACGATTTTGACAGGCATGTTGATGATATATACAATATCCTTGGGGGGAAAGTGGATAGAGAGACGATAGCAAAGGAGCTTCGCAATTGGATTGTAAATTTCAAAGTGCCAATTATAGAGGCAAAGAGAAGTATAGTATCAAAATTGGGAGGGGATCCTTCCAAGCTCACAAATAATGAGAAAAAGGTTGTGGATTTAGGCCCGAATGATGCAAGAGTTGATATAAAATTAAAGGTTATAACAATAAACTCAAAGGAGTATGAGCTTGATGGAATAAATAGGAAAATGTACTATGGAATTGTGGGTGATGAGACGGGTACTATACCCTTTACCGCTTGGAAATTAGATGTGGAATTGCGCAAGGGAGATTGCGTAGAGGTTAAAAACGCGTATACTAGAGAATGGCAAGGAAAAGTTCAACTTGTTTTTGGTAATAACACAAAGCTCTCTCTTTTGCCTCCTAATTCGGTTAATGTGAAAACAACAATCAATCCTGCAAAAATAGTTGAATTGCATCCCAAGATGGGTTTTGTAGAAGTTGTGGGTAAGATACTTGAAGCAAATCCCAAGGAAGTAATGGTTGATGGAGTACCAAGAAAAGTTTATGAAGGCATAATAGGCGATGATACAGGCGAAATTCCATTTAGTGCTTGGGATATAGAAGTGCATAAGGGGGATGTGCTCCGTATCTCTGGTGCCTATGTGAGAACATTTAGGGGTATGCCTCAGCTTGTGTTTGATCCGAGAGCGAGCATAGAAAAAAGGGAAGAGAATATAGATGTTAGAGAGATTCCAGTTACATTGGAGAGCTTGGAAGGAAAAGGGGGATTCAATGTTCTTGTTGAAGGAGTTATAATTGATGTAAAGAAAGGAAGCGGATTGATTTACAGATGTCCAGAATGTGGAAGGGTTCTAACTTCCACGATTTGCCCAGTGCATGGTAAGGTGACTCCCAAGCCAGATTTGAGGATAAAAGCAGTCCTTGATGATGGCACTGGCGGAATGATTTGCATATTCAATAGAGAGCAAACTGAGAAGATTCTCGGTATAGATGTGAATAAGGCAATATCCATCGTGCAAGAGAATTTTGGAAATATGATGGTTATAAGGGAGATGATTGAAGAAAAATTAATAGCAGTCCCTATGAGATTGAGGGGAAATGTAATATCAAAAGAGAAATACGGTCTGACTATGTTAGTTAGAGATTTTGACTTCATAAATCTTGAGGATATAGCCAAGAACGCTGAAAATCTACTTGAGGAGTTGGGGTGGTGA
- a CDS encoding DNA-binding protein, which yields MLLDDIEKWLKEGTEDAQDLVDLPWNVEREGNALVAQHPKIPFILNVMEDENFIRLRVYTGIETAIEELKERLRIIRALMILNGGVDYLKFALEGINEEVVLQVDLGKKYFNKGMFEDSIASILTGMYMMVKALDMEEEFRDELFARLVGMVKERLNEGASRDDLIKFLTKRVGLNKKDAEQVVDEIMKSMNKDVKGYM from the coding sequence ATGCTCTTAGATGATATAGAAAAATGGTTGAAGGAGGGTACAGAGGATGCCCAGGACCTTGTGGATTTGCCTTGGAATGTGGAAAGAGAAGGAAATGCACTTGTGGCCCAGCATCCTAAGATTCCATTCATACTGAATGTTATGGAAGATGAAAATTTCATAAGGTTAAGGGTATACACGGGAATAGAAACTGCAATTGAAGAGCTGAAAGAAAGGTTGAGGATAATAAGGGCTCTTATGATTCTAAATGGCGGGGTTGATTATCTAAAATTTGCCTTGGAAGGCATAAATGAAGAGGTTGTGCTTCAGGTAGATCTTGGAAAGAAGTATTTCAACAAGGGTATGTTTGAAGATTCAATAGCATCTATACTTACAGGGATGTACATGATGGTGAAGGCACTTGATATGGAGGAAGAATTTCGAGATGAGCTATTTGCCCGTCTTGTAGGCATGGTTAAAGAGCGGTTGAATGAAGGGGCAAGCAGAGATGATTTGATAAAATTCCTCACTAAAAGAGTTGGATTGAATAAGAAGGATGCTGAGCAAGTAGTTGATGAGATTATGAAGAGCATGAACAAGGATGTTAAGGGTTATATGTGA
- a CDS encoding RDD family protein, with product MEYDKALRTLWAKRISASFIDFVITFAIAYELAWVFNWSIESVLFIWQGIIWFVYSAIFDAINGKTPGKYIFRIRAVSFIGSLDVWKAIGRNATKLNWIIYIADIIAGLSTEGEPRQRFSERFLDSLVISEFKEERKIKTFKIEEEKEEFELPE from the coding sequence ATGGAATACGATAAAGCGCTTAGAACATTATGGGCTAAAAGGATTTCCGCCAGTTTTATTGATTTCGTCATAACTTTTGCAATTGCCTATGAACTTGCTTGGGTATTTAATTGGAGTATCGAATCTGTCCTTTTTATTTGGCAGGGCATAATATGGTTCGTATACTCTGCAATTTTTGATGCCATTAATGGTAAAACTCCTGGAAAGTACATATTTAGAATTCGCGCAGTCTCATTTATCGGCTCTCTAGATGTCTGGAAAGCTATAGGAAGAAACGCCACAAAACTAAATTGGATTATTTACATCGCAGATATAATTGCTGGGTTAAGCACTGAGGGGGAACCAAGACAAAGATTTTCAGAGAGGTTTTTAGATTCATTGGTTATCTCAGAGTTCAAAGAGGAGAGAAAAATAAAAACATTTAAAATAGAGGAGGAAAAAGAGGAATTCGAATTACCTGAGTAA
- a CDS encoding helix-turn-helix domain-containing protein, with amino-acid sequence MSSIDELLNAIENQTRREILKRLVEGRHYALQLAKDLRVSQQAIVKHLDVLEKSKIIKKAGMEKSDMGAPRKLYEVSKSFSIIIDVAPGIFEIREYDLDDEGDFKLEDEDFGEILDRIEKEIKEIEKRRIELLKMKEQIIKKLLR; translated from the coding sequence ATGAGCTCCATAGACGAGCTTTTAAATGCAATCGAAAATCAAACTAGAAGGGAGATACTGAAAAGGCTGGTTGAAGGGCGCCACTATGCCCTTCAACTGGCTAAAGATTTAAGGGTATCGCAGCAGGCGATAGTAAAACATTTAGATGTTCTCGAAAAATCAAAAATAATCAAAAAAGCAGGTATGGAAAAGAGTGATATGGGTGCGCCTCGCAAGCTTTATGAAGTAAGCAAGAGCTTTTCGATAATAATTGATGTGGCTCCAGGAATTTTTGAAATTAGGGAATACGATTTAGATGATGAGGGAGATTTTAAATTAGAGGATGAAGATTTTGGAGAGATATTGGATAGAATTGAAAAGGAGATTAAAGAGATTGAAAAGAGAAGGATAGAGCTTCTCAAAATGAAAGAGCAAATAATAAAAAAATTACTCAGGTAA
- the hsp20 gene encoding archaeal heat shock protein Hsp20, with protein MVIRRKKDNDDWRDPFFDDFFDFDIEKEIRRMEEWMNRMIREFGRGEVKGPYVYGFSMRIGPDGKPQIQEFGNVPRRFGIREESMEGYREPLVDVMENDKTISITAEMPGVTKDDIELDLDEDNNVLTIKVDTPERKYYKEVELPAKVKPDSAKATYKNGILDVVFERVEPKKKKGRKIKVK; from the coding sequence ATGGTGATAAGGAGAAAAAAGGATAATGATGATTGGAGGGATCCATTCTTTGATGATTTCTTTGACTTTGACATAGAAAAGGAGATAAGAAGGATGGAGGAGTGGATGAACAGGATGATTAGAGAATTTGGCAGAGGAGAGGTCAAAGGTCCGTATGTCTATGGATTCAGCATGCGCATAGGCCCAGATGGAAAACCACAGATTCAAGAATTTGGCAATGTACCACGCAGATTTGGCATAAGGGAAGAGAGTATGGAAGGGTACAGAGAGCCCCTTGTTGATGTGATGGAAAACGATAAAACGATAAGCATCACCGCTGAGATGCCAGGGGTTACAAAGGATGATATAGAATTGGATTTGGACGAGGATAACAATGTCCTAACGATTAAGGTTGATACTCCAGAGAGAAAGTACTACAAGGAAGTAGAACTTCCGGCAAAGGTCAAACCAGATAGTGCTAAAGCAACATACAAAAATGGAATCCTCGATGTGGTGTTCGAGAGGGTAGAACCAAAGAAGAAGAAAGGAAGGAAGATAAAGGTCAAGTGA
- a CDS encoding DUF401 family protein, giving the protein MNANLGFLMILISIIIIIVLPRFKIHIAIAIMVGALFLLSVLGADWYKVLIDLANWHNFWRIIVIVFLSLLIVALMEKIGYLNMMVDSVKSLAASLGASMVSISAFIGLLPMPGGAYVSARLVDSLANEMKLSPLEATSLNYWFRHLWEYWWPLYTGVIVASAIFEVTIPDFVIHMFFLTILAILGGYIFIYYPIMRKKNIKKDRIKNGKSREFGKLLYSSWPILAVMLLTLLGVPWIQNGRIVLHRVDLFYSLLSVDIVLLLMLVHNKRYKDAVYGLRFALKPTFLGVTFAALFMKIAVLQTNSMQYTYQFFNMYGIPPFVVIILLPYLAGLMTGVTVAYVAATFPLLLPYIGSPPSFTAIALAYASGYAGHLSSPVHLCLVLSAQHFKADVYKVIKRVSPAIIFVVAIVLAIYLI; this is encoded by the coding sequence ATGAATGCCAATCTTGGATTCCTGATGATTCTCATTTCGATAATCATAATAATAGTACTTCCTAGATTCAAGATTCATATAGCCATAGCCATAATGGTTGGTGCCTTATTCCTCCTATCTGTTTTGGGTGCTGATTGGTATAAGGTTCTTATAGACCTTGCTAACTGGCATAATTTCTGGAGAATTATTGTAATAGTCTTTCTATCCCTGCTCATCGTAGCTCTTATGGAAAAAATTGGATATCTAAATATGATGGTTGATTCAGTCAAATCCCTAGCCGCTTCTTTAGGCGCTTCTATGGTCTCCATTTCCGCCTTTATAGGCCTGCTACCAATGCCGGGCGGTGCGTATGTATCTGCCCGTCTAGTTGATTCTCTCGCTAATGAAATGAAACTGAGCCCATTAGAAGCTACTTCTTTAAATTACTGGTTCAGGCATCTATGGGAATATTGGTGGCCATTATATACGGGTGTGATCGTGGCCTCTGCCATATTTGAAGTTACCATTCCAGATTTCGTTATTCATATGTTCTTCCTTACAATACTGGCAATACTGGGAGGCTATATTTTCATATATTACCCCATTATGCGAAAGAAGAATATTAAAAAAGACAGAATTAAAAACGGAAAATCAAGAGAGTTTGGAAAACTCCTATACTCCTCTTGGCCCATTTTAGCAGTTATGCTTTTAACTCTGCTGGGAGTGCCATGGATACAAAATGGCAGAATTGTACTTCACAGAGTGGACTTATTTTATTCGCTTCTCTCTGTTGATATAGTCCTTTTGTTGATGCTCGTGCATAATAAGAGATACAAAGATGCAGTATACGGATTGAGATTTGCTTTAAAACCCACATTTCTTGGAGTGACATTCGCAGCCCTATTTATGAAGATAGCTGTACTACAAACAAATTCAATGCAATATACATATCAATTTTTCAATATGTATGGCATTCCCCCGTTCGTTGTTATAATCTTACTTCCATACCTTGCTGGACTTATGACTGGGGTTACAGTAGCTTATGTGGCTGCCACATTTCCGCTTCTGCTTCCTTACATTGGTTCTCCTCCAAGTTTCACTGCCATCGCATTAGCTTACGCTTCTGGATATGCAGGACACTTATCCTCTCCCGTTCACCTATGCTTAGTTCTTTCCGCACAGCATTTCAAAGCTGATGTATACAAGGTAATAAAAAGGGTGAGCCCGGCCATTATATTCGTAGTTGCAATAGTCCTAGCTATATACTTAATTTGA
- a CDS encoding RNA-guided pseudouridylation complex pseudouridine synthase subunit Cbf5: MLKRSVEDLLNFGVVIIDKPKGPTSHQVSAWVRDILHINKTGHAGTLDPKVTGVLPVGLGRATKLINLLHLVPKEYVGVMRFHKDFDENKVREIMKEFEGEIYQVPPLRSAVARRLRKRKVYSIEILDLLDRDVLFRAKVESGTYIRTLCNDIGEAMCIGAHMEDLRRTATGHFREEDAHTLQDLLDAYIFWKENGEEKYIRDIIRPAEDIVSFLPKIIVKDSAVNALAHGAPLYKPGVTEMDNVEKGNYVALYTSDGELISVSIVVLEDNIIAKPFRVVMEPKKF; this comes from the coding sequence GTGTTGAAGCGCAGCGTTGAAGATCTACTAAATTTCGGCGTGGTCATAATAGACAAGCCAAAAGGTCCCACAAGTCATCAGGTAAGCGCGTGGGTTCGTGACATATTGCATATAAACAAGACAGGTCATGCTGGAACTCTTGATCCAAAGGTAACAGGAGTGCTACCAGTGGGTTTAGGAAGAGCTACTAAGCTCATTAATCTTCTTCATCTTGTTCCAAAGGAATATGTGGGAGTTATGCGCTTTCATAAAGATTTTGATGAAAATAAGGTAAGGGAGATAATGAAGGAATTTGAAGGAGAAATTTATCAGGTTCCTCCTTTGAGATCTGCAGTTGCTAGGAGATTAAGAAAGAGAAAAGTTTACTCTATTGAGATTTTAGATTTATTAGATAGGGATGTTCTCTTTCGGGCTAAAGTTGAATCTGGCACATATATAAGAACTCTCTGCAACGACATAGGGGAGGCAATGTGTATAGGTGCTCATATGGAAGATTTACGCAGAACCGCCACTGGACATTTTAGGGAGGAGGATGCACATACTTTGCAAGATTTGCTAGATGCTTACATATTTTGGAAAGAGAATGGAGAGGAAAAATATATACGGGACATAATTAGACCTGCTGAGGATATAGTTTCATTTCTTCCCAAGATAATAGTGAAGGATTCTGCGGTGAATGCTTTAGCTCATGGTGCTCCTCTATATAAGCCAGGAGTAACTGAGATGGATAATGTGGAGAAAGGGAACTATGTTGCTCTTTATACTTCGGATGGCGAGCTCATATCAGTTTCCATTGTAGTTTTGGAAGATAATATCATTGCTAAACCTTTTAGAGTTGTGATGGAACCAAAGAAATTCTGA
- the cmk gene encoding (d)CMP kinase — protein sequence MRITISGPPGSGKTTVAKILSKKLGYKLISGGDIFRDMAKEHNMDLVEFSKYAENNWDVDREIDRRLIEFAKENDNIILDSRLSGWLAYLNRIPAFKVYVNASLPVRIERIWRREGGSFEKVKEETVYREESEKLRYKKIYNIDFDDLSIYDLIVDSDNLTPEEITKIIMEESGVEAQR from the coding sequence ATGAGGATAACAATTAGTGGCCCACCGGGAAGCGGAAAAACTACAGTGGCTAAGATTCTATCTAAAAAATTGGGATATAAGTTAATATCCGGAGGAGATATATTTAGAGATATGGCTAAGGAGCATAATATGGACCTGGTAGAGTTTAGCAAATATGCTGAAAATAACTGGGATGTTGATAGGGAAATTGATAGAAGATTGATCGAGTTTGCAAAGGAAAACGATAATATAATTTTAGATTCTAGATTAAGTGGATGGCTTGCATATTTAAATAGAATTCCGGCATTCAAAGTGTATGTTAATGCATCCCTACCTGTGCGTATTGAAAGGATATGGAGAAGAGAAGGTGGTTCTTTCGAAAAGGTAAAAGAGGAGACGGTTTACCGTGAGGAGAGTGAAAAATTAAGATATAAAAAAATCTATAATATAGATTTTGATGATTTGAGCATTTATGATTTAATAGTGGATAGTGATAATTTAACTCCTGAAGAGATAACTAAAATTATAATGGAGGAGAGTGGTGTTGAAGCGCAGCGTTGA
- a CDS encoding DUF106 domain-containing protein — translation MTEEVPSAVPRQSSMSSLYMMITLLMFMVLFIPSLREALGMAAGVILEPLFAFNYNYPLYTFLATGLLVTLINTWARHHYTDWISMARMQAKMKAFNKVYREAVRKQDVNQIEKLKKIQTKNMAENMQIQSNSMKATMFTMFIVISIFTWLWIFLQTKAHYTLVAIPWSNVIELNRVQYLFPNWLLIYSAFTMPLSWVVTYIFKYMEFRKKVKELPAEIEAVE, via the coding sequence ATGACAGAAGAGGTGCCCTCAGCAGTTCCTAGACAATCAAGTATGAGCAGTTTGTATATGATGATAACTCTCCTTATGTTTATGGTATTGTTTATCCCAAGTCTCAGGGAAGCATTGGGCATGGCGGCAGGAGTTATTTTAGAGCCTCTCTTTGCTTTTAATTATAATTATCCGCTTTATACCTTTCTTGCCACAGGGCTCTTAGTGACTCTAATTAATACTTGGGCAAGACACCATTATACTGATTGGATAAGTATGGCTAGAATGCAAGCGAAGATGAAAGCTTTTAACAAGGTATACAGAGAGGCAGTGAGAAAGCAAGATGTGAATCAAATAGAAAAACTCAAAAAGATCCAGACAAAGAATATGGCAGAGAATATGCAGATACAGAGCAACAGTATGAAAGCCACCATGTTTACTATGTTCATTGTTATATCCATCTTTACATGGCTTTGGATATTTCTCCAAACAAAGGCACATTATACCCTTGTAGCCATACCTTGGAGCAATGTAATTGAGCTTAATAGAGTTCAGTACTTGTTTCCAAATTGGCTCCTGATATATTCTGCCTTTACTATGCCACTCAGCTGGGTGGTTACATATATATTTAAGTATATGGAGTTCCGAAAAAAGGTTAAAGAACTCCCAGCTGAGATTGAGGCGGTAGAATGA
- a CDS encoding adenylate kinase: protein MRVVAAGVPGVGKTSILNEVAKRSRYPIVNYGTLMFEMAQAEGLVNDRDEMRKLPVSTQRDLQRRAAEEIAKMNDVIVDTHLTIKTPAGYFPGLPKWVLDAMKPEMIVVIEASAAEIFERRKRDATRKRDFEGIEDIEEHLKVNRYTAFACSIYTGATVLILKNNEGELEKAVDRFMGALK from the coding sequence ATGAGAGTTGTGGCTGCAGGAGTGCCTGGAGTCGGAAAAACGAGTATATTGAATGAAGTGGCGAAGAGATCAAGATATCCTATTGTAAACTATGGTACTCTAATGTTTGAAATGGCTCAAGCAGAGGGATTGGTAAATGATAGAGATGAGATGAGAAAATTGCCAGTATCTACTCAAAGAGATCTTCAAAGAAGAGCTGCTGAGGAAATTGCCAAGATGAATGATGTGATTGTTGATACACATTTAACCATAAAAACTCCTGCAGGATACTTTCCTGGATTGCCAAAATGGGTTCTGGATGCGATGAAGCCGGAGATGATCGTTGTAATAGAAGCCAGTGCAGCTGAAATATTTGAAAGAAGAAAAAGAGATGCAACGAGGAAGAGGGATTTTGAGGGCATAGAGGATATAGAGGAGCATTTAAAGGTAAATAGATATACTGCCTTTGCATGTTCTATCTATACAGGAGCAACGGTGTTGATATTGAAGAATAATGAAGGAGAGCTGGAAAAAGCGGTCGATAGATTTATGGGGGCTTTAAAATGA